The nucleotide sequence CAGAGGGGAGCGCTCCCCACCGCCTTTTCCGGAGCCTGGCGGAGGCGGGCGTCCTGGAAGGCACACATCACCCCCGCCCCCACCCCCACGCTCAAGGCCAGGTAGGCCACCAGGAAGGCCCCCCCGTGGAGAAGCGCCAGGGCGGGGGGCAGGTCCGCCCGGGGGTGGGGCAGGGCCTTGAGGGCGAAGAGGCCGAGGAGGAGGGCAAGGAGGAGGAGGTAGCGCCTCAGGGGAGCCAGCCCGGGCCTCTGCAGGAGGCTTTCCCCCCTCAGGGCCAGAAACGCCCCCAGGACCAGGGCGGGCTGGGCGGGTCCGGCGAAGGGGCCCTTGGCCAGGGCGTCCACCGCGGCCCCCGCCAGGTAGAGGAGGGCCCCCCAGGGAAGCCCCCGGGGCGAGAAGAGGCCCAGGGCCACGGCCACCACGCCTCCCAGGGCCAAAAGCGCGCTCCAGGTCATAGCCCGGGGGGACGGAAAGCGAGGAGGGGGCAGTCCTGGGGGCAGGGGGGTCCCTCGAGGAAGTCCCGGGCCCGGGCCTTCAGGTCCAGGATCCAGGGGTGGGCCCTCCGGCCCGCCTCCTTGTGCCAAAGACCGGGATCCGCCTGGGGCAGCTCCCGGGCCACCTCCCGGAGAAGGCTCATCCTGAGGGCCCGGATGGCCTCCCGCACCCGGTGGCCCGCATACCACTCCAGGTAGTCGGCCAGGGCCTTTTCTATGAGGGCCTCCACCTTGGGGATCTCCCCCTCCCGGGCCCTCAGGTTCTTCTCCACCACCCGCTCCAGGTCGTCCAGGTTGTAGAGGTAGGCGTAGGGGAGGCGGGCCACCCGGGGGTCAATGTTCCGGGGGAGGGCGAGGTCCATGAGGAAGAGGGGCTTGACCCGGCGGGGCAGGTCCTCGGGGCCCACCAGGTAGTGGGGGGCGGCGGCCGAGGCCACCACCACGTCGGCCTGCCTGAGCACCCAGGGCAGGGCGGAAAGGCCGTAGGCCTCCCCCCCGAAGCGGGCCGCCAAGGCCCTGGCCCTCTCCTCGGTGCGGTTCACCACCAGGACCCGCCCCACCCCCTCGCCCCGAAGATGCTGGAGGAAGAGCTCCGCCATCTCCCCCGCCCCCAGCACCGCCACCACCAGGCCCGAAAGGTCGCCAAACACCGCCAGGGCCAGGTCCAAGGCGGCGTAGGCCACGCTCACCGCCCCCGCGCCGATGCCCGTTTCGCTCCGGGCCCTTTTGCCCAGGGCCACGGCCGACTGGAAGGCCTTTTCTAGAAGGCTCTCCGTGGCCCCGTGCTTGCGGGCCAGGAAGAGGGCCTCCCGCACCTGGCCCAGGATCTGGGCCTCCCCCACCACCAAGGAGTCCAGGCCCGCGGCCACCCGGAAGAGGTGGCGCAGGGCCTCTGGGCCCTCTTTCACGTAGAGGTGCCGGGGCGCCACCCCCCTCTCCAGGAGGAGGGCCTGGGCCCGATGGGGGCTTCCCACCCCGTAAACCTCCGTGCGGTTGCAGGTGGAGAGGACCACCGCCTTGCCCAGGGCCGCCAGGGCGGCGGGGACGCCCGCTGCGGGGTCCAGGGCGGCCCTTTCCCGCACCCCCACCGGGGCG is from Thermus islandicus DSM 21543 and encodes:
- the ccsA gene encoding cytochrome c biogenesis protein CcsA, which gives rise to MTWSALLALGGVVAVALGLFSPRGLPWGALLYLAGAAVDALAKGPFAGPAQPALVLGAFLALRGESLLQRPGLAPLRRYLLLLALLLGLFALKALPHPRADLPPALALLHGGAFLVAYLALSVGVGAGVMCAFQDARLRQAPEKAVGSAPLWSLKRLERGYLQVGYLAATLGLGSGMAWAFGYFGSPLALDPKELSTFLGWLLLTLYFLLQERLRGLLRAGLLALAYALLLFAFLGAPFLGPRHPSRLPF
- the hemA gene encoding glutamyl-tRNA reductase, with protein sequence MALPLYLVGLSHKTAPVGVRERAALDPAAGVPAALAALGKAVVLSTCNRTEVYGVGSPHRAQALLLERGVAPRHLYVKEGPEALRHLFRVAAGLDSLVVGEAQILGQVREALFLARKHGATESLLEKAFQSAVALGKRARSETGIGAGAVSVAYAALDLALAVFGDLSGLVVAVLGAGEMAELFLQHLRGEGVGRVLVVNRTEERARALAARFGGEAYGLSALPWVLRQADVVVASAAAPHYLVGPEDLPRRVKPLFLMDLALPRNIDPRVARLPYAYLYNLDDLERVVEKNLRAREGEIPKVEALIEKALADYLEWYAGHRVREAIRALRMSLLREVARELPQADPGLWHKEAGRRAHPWILDLKARARDFLEGPPCPQDCPLLAFRPPGL